The DNA region TTCAGTTGTTTAcattgtaagcccaaatcaaaactgctctcgacatggaagatgtggaacacacattaaggtggcaCATAACTAttatcaactgttcccaaacaacacacaaattattgtttttatgtcaAGCTATAGATAGACGCTGTTTTCATTACTGTAGGcagaaaaaaattaaacaacaTTGTAGGGGTGAGCCAAAGAAAAGGcacactaaaataaatacatacagtggggtgtgggGACCCCCATAtggagttgtagggtgtcccctgcTAAATGACAGTTAATAGTAACTAATGGACACTTATTGGAGCCATTTGTTTCCATATGTACATCTTCAGTTACATTAACAATATCACCTAACTTAAAATGTAGAAGTTGGGGAGCAATTTGACTCTGTTCCACGGTCAGGAAAATATTCTTACTTTAAATATGTTCTTTTATTGATTTTCGTTCATGTAAAGAGGGAGtttgttaaaggggaagtgcaattttgggggggattttgcctattgttcataaccattatgaaagacatgacgacagatgtatttttttaaaatgtattctaaatattaaatacaagcgatcaaaagtccgcttaaggAGCCTaagggagccgctctattctgcctataaagcccttgaaaaactaaacacctccattaaggttttatatacatgatgtaagtatatacgtaaTACAGTAATAGGCACATGTACAATAAgatctaatatttacatattttgatcattttaagcatacccgGCACATTGATTTAGAAAACGCATCACgacgtatgtttttttttccccaacaacATAACTGATGTATgaatgtaccaacttgttggaatttgcctcagccttcttctatccaggtgagatgcatgatttatgatctacaataaacttagaaGGAGCATGGATGCGAGGAAACAGCtgaccacttgatgatgtaaacatagcagcATAAACTAGTGATTAcgtcgctgctataaatagtttgggtaatacttggttattattcaagtcacgaaatgtaaatggagtattgttggcgcattttcaatggttatttattgggttttatgggcaaaatagaggcCCTCACATTGACTccactgtaagctgacttttatttaagtttaataatcatttagaatgcaaaaaaaatcatcaatccgtcgtcatgtctttcataaaggttgtgaacgataggcaaaattccaacaaaatgcagttcctctttaatatCTTTTTGtgatacaaatattttgttcCTTTGGCCAGGTTATTGTCATTTTGCTACTGTGGTTTCTGTTAAATTAGTAATTTACCCTATGCTGAAAAGTCACCATTAGAGTGTATATTATGgtgtttatttatcattattattattgtttcaatgccttttatttaatttgtttcctgtgtttttctcttattttgtacatggtacgCAATTTAGAagaaatgctaaaaagccagacaAAGAGCATGTTTCTATAGCTagtgtttattttaatattttaataatcAAACTGAGCATTTTATCTCTTGTTTGGTGGAAAGTTGTACAGtaagttatatatttatataatgtaacTTTAATGTAGCAAGTTCCTTTTGCCGTGTAGTTTGCTACtattctctggggatagctttccctgtagcttagctacatttaatcaagagtaacttaaaggtaaagtaccaatgattgtcacacacacactaggtgtggcgaaatgattctctacatttgacccatcacccttgatcaccccctgggaggtgaggggagcagtgggcagcagcggtggccgcgcccgggaatcatttttggtgattcaacccccaattccaacctttaatgctgagtgccaagcagggaggtaacgggtcccatttttatagtctttggtatgactcggccggggtttgaactcacaacctaccgatttcagggcggacactctacccactaggccactgagtaacaaacttgtagcttagcttccaagtagcttgcccataacTGGATATACTGTACTCttcaatttaaataataaatgttgttCACTGACCGCTGAACAATGTCAAGACTGCAATCTTATCTGGGGTTTTGGGTTTGCGGTTTGGGTAATTTATATCAACGTCTATTTTTCATGATTTTCCATGACAcatgtaagcaaaaaaaaaacaagaaaaacaacacatatgtttagaaatatatatttacttgACATTTTTTATGTCACATGCATGTGAGGGCTTTTGGAGTTAGCCACGGGGAGCACACCAGAACCCACTACTTGTTAAAAACGATACATCCCTTTTAGAGATGTGACACTGGTGAAACGAGTCAAGTCTTTTGAgcggctcttttaagtgaacgacGAGAACCGattcacccctggtctagagagtAAAGCctgaaatgtaccgtatttttcggaatataagtcgcaccggagtataagttgtacctgccgaaaatgcataataaagaaggaaaaaaacatatataagtcgcactggagtataagtcgcatttttgggggaaatgtttttgataaaacccaacaccaaaaataggcatttgaaaggcaatttaaaataaataaagaatagtgaacaacatgctgaaaaagtgtacgttatatgaggcataaatgaccaactggtatgttaacataacatattatggtaagagtcattcaaataactataacatatagaacatgctataagtttaccaaacaatctgtcactcctaatcgctaaatcccatgaaatcttgtacgtctagtctcttacgtgaatgagcaaaataatattatttgatattttacagtaatgtgttaataatttcacacataagtcgctcctgagtgtaagtcgcacccccggccaaactatgaaaaaaaactgcgacttatagtccgaaaaatacggtacttgctgaTGTACACACAAGTGAAATACTTGAGCTGGTGGAGACACAaaagacaataaaaaaatgttttgttttacagCAAGTTCCTGTCCAACAGTCCAATGATGACGCTGCGCTCTTTCGTCATGTTGCTGACATTTTGTAGCCCAGGCCCAGCTTGCGCTCTTAAAATCAGCTCCGACATGACGTCCTACCATGCGGCCAAGGAATCAAGCGTCACCCTTCACTGCGAGTACACATATTCCTCTGTGGACGAACACGACACTGAGGTGGAGTGGACCAAGTTGACCCCACACAGAAATGACGACAGGACCGTTATTTGGTTTACCGGAGGCCGGCTGTATAACTACCTGTACCTACCGATGAAGGGCCGGGTCCACTTCGCTTCTCCCGACCCCCGTAACGGAGATGCCTCCATGACCATCAGCGACCTGCGTCTTTCAGATGCAGGGACCTACCGGTGCATGGTGAAAAAGCTACCTGGACTCGACATTAAGAACGTCTTCCTGACAGTCATAGAGAAGCCAAGCAAGCCAACATCTGCGGTGGAAGTGGAGCCTGTGGCAGGAAAAGCGGTGGAAACAGCTCATGGAACCAAAGCTACAGAAGCGACAGTAACGACCGCCACGCTTCAGTCCCTTCCTGCGTCAGCCAAGAGCGATGGAGGTGAAGCTACAGAAGCGACCGTGACGACCGCCACGCTTCtgcctctttctggggcaaaaaaTGTGCCAGCCACAGGCAACGGCGATAAAGCTTTGGAAGCATGTGTGGCGACCGCGACCTTGAACGATGGATATATAATTACCACAGTGGCCGTGACGACTGGCGCGTTTGTGTTCATCGTCGCCTGTGTTCTCGCTGTCATCTGGCACTGTCGCAGAAGAAATCGTGCGGAGCGGCGTGTGAGGGAAATGGTGAAAGTAGAGGCCCATCCTTATTTGTGGGTGTCCCCAGACACTAACGACATGCTGCCTCTGTCTTCAGACAAAGTGAGTGACACATTTTTgacatgcaacatttgacgtgtCTGCCATCGTATTCTAATTATTGAATGTTTGCTCCCCCAGGTGCACGTTATCGTCTTTAATGCGGTGTCCATTCTTTGAAGATGACCAGGACATTCGGCTGCAACATCGTCCATTTTTTTCtttaccagtggttctcaaacttttttcactaagtaccaccttagaaagcatttggctctccaagtaccaccataatgaccaatattaaaatacaatagcgtagtaggtattcaataaaaacaaggcacAGGTTTTATATAAAAagtgtatttcatatttttggccactatgacattacacacaatgctcaaacattgaaacaatgatgtacatatttacagacttacTTGGCATacagtaccactagatggagactGCGTACCACTCCATCTTGGTACCACAATGTGAGAATCACTATTCTATACTGTTTGTGGTGCAACGTAACTTTAGGACAATTTGTTGTTGAGCACATCACCTCCATCTTTGGTTCAcattatatatgaaatattttagTAGTCTTTTCAGACTTCCTAGATCTCCACTTGAGTGTACAGACTTTATCAAAtgaccccgacagggacaagcagtagaaaatggatggaattgtCCCgttactttattattttttttacttttggggCCTTTCTGTACTGTTTGTTCCAGGCATTTCATTCATCTTTCTGTGTGGTTTCAAGTTTACGAGGagattttatttatacatttattttgatCAACACCTGACttcaataaagtttttttatacacttATGGCCATATTGGATCAGATGCTCTTTACAAAATGGACATTACACATTGATTATATGTGTAAtactgtggcgacttgtccaaggtccTGGGTTCCATCCCCGGGCTCTTGGTCTTTCTGTgtgcagtttgcatgttctccccgtgactgcgtgggttctctctgg from Nerophis lumbriciformis linkage group LG15, RoL_Nlum_v2.1, whole genome shotgun sequence includes:
- the LOC133616234 gene encoding uncharacterized protein isoform X1; protein product: MDQSKFLSNSPMMTLRSFVMLLTFCSPGPACALKISSDMTSYHAAKESSVTLHCEYTYSSVDEHDTEVEWTKLTPHRNDDRTVIWFTGGRLYNYLYLPMKGRVHFASPDPRNGDASMTISDLRLSDAGTYRCMVKKLPGLDIKNVFLTVIEKPSKPTSAVEVEPVAGKAVETAHGTKATEATVTTATLQSLPASAKSDGGEATEATVTTATLLPLSGAKNVPATGNGDKALEACVATATLNDGYIITTVAVTTGAFVFIVACVLAVIWHCRRRNRAERRVREMVKVEAHPYLWVSPDTNDMLPLSSDKVHVIVFNAVSIL
- the LOC133616234 gene encoding uncharacterized protein isoform X2, with amino-acid sequence MMTLRSFVMLLTFCSPGPACALKISSDMTSYHAAKESSVTLHCEYTYSSVDEHDTEVEWTKLTPHRNDDRTVIWFTGGRLYNYLYLPMKGRVHFASPDPRNGDASMTISDLRLSDAGTYRCMVKKLPGLDIKNVFLTVIEKPSKPTSAVEVEPVAGKAVETAHGTKATEATVTTATLQSLPASAKSDGGEATEATVTTATLLPLSGAKNVPATGNGDKALEACVATATLNDGYIITTVAVTTGAFVFIVACVLAVIWHCRRRNRAERRVREMVKVEAHPYLWVSPDTNDMLPLSSDKVHVIVFNAVSIL